From Nitratidesulfovibrio vulgaris str. Hildenborough, a single genomic window includes:
- a CDS encoding YeeE/YedE thiosulfate transporter family protein, with amino-acid sequence MSDSGRWNPYVAGGLSGLVMVGSVALSNAYFGASTTFVRMAGMIEKAFAPEHVAGLAYFTKEAPIVDWQWMFVVGILLGAFVAAMLSGTYRVQAVPDMWRERFGTSAGLRGVAAFVGGFLALFGARLAGGCPSGHGLSGVAQLAGSGLVSLVCFFVGGLIVARLLYGGRR; translated from the coding sequence ATGTCTGACTCCGGAAGATGGAATCCGTATGTCGCGGGCGGCCTGAGCGGGCTTGTCATGGTCGGTTCGGTCGCCTTGTCGAATGCCTATTTCGGTGCATCGACCACGTTCGTCCGTATGGCCGGGATGATAGAGAAGGCCTTTGCACCGGAACATGTGGCAGGTCTGGCCTATTTCACCAAAGAGGCCCCCATTGTCGACTGGCAGTGGATGTTCGTCGTCGGCATCCTGTTGGGGGCGTTCGTTGCAGCCATGCTTTCCGGCACATACCGGGTGCAGGCTGTCCCCGACATGTGGCGCGAGCGTTTCGGGACGTCTGCAGGGCTTCGGGGTGTCGCCGCGTTCGTCGGGGGCTTCCTTGCGCTGTTCGGTGCCCGCCTTGCCGGGGGGTGTCCCAGCGGGCACGGGCTTAGTGGAGTGGCCCAGCTTGCAGGCAGCGGGCTTGTATCGCTGGTCTGTTTCTTTGTGGGCGGGCTCATCGTTGCACGTCTGTTGTACGGAGGTCGTCGCTGA
- a CDS encoding transglycosylase SLT domain-containing protein, whose translation MNIRHRKACVRASLVTSAVAAVLGLVMGFVPEQGTNSVRRSLDRSVLRVAADAAPVPVPHDSDTGWQWRGEVDSSAGANTTRRDVRPMAGDGLVRFENGGVLVATVDGGRVLSPAMSQGSLNDVSPVLGMDGSRLSPLLAVAVPEQYGEPLDVAGRPVRWLVSAEEYASRLGRECRQPRSPSIGGVMRINRRAFAGGGDVSGLAGVYKAQVERFARKFGVRSRLVYAIMHAESGFDPAALSHASAHGLMQVVPGTAGEEVSAFLARRGESPADVDLFDPEDNIRYGIAYLHLLLNRHFADIRQPNSRELCAIAAYNGGPTRVLRVFGADRAQAVDAINALRPQQVYERLIRFLPAAESRAYVDKVLASLESFSDVR comes from the coding sequence ATGAACATCAGACATCGGAAAGCCTGTGTGCGGGCTTCACTGGTCACCTCGGCGGTGGCGGCGGTCTTGGGTCTCGTCATGGGGTTCGTGCCTGAACAGGGAACCAACTCGGTGCGTCGTAGCCTTGACCGGTCGGTGCTTCGTGTTGCGGCTGATGCCGCACCTGTCCCTGTGCCCCACGATAGCGATACGGGCTGGCAATGGCGTGGCGAAGTGGATTCGTCGGCAGGTGCGAACACCACTCGGCGTGATGTCAGGCCCATGGCGGGTGACGGGCTTGTCAGGTTCGAGAATGGAGGCGTCCTTGTCGCCACTGTCGACGGTGGACGTGTTCTTTCTCCCGCGATGTCACAAGGTTCCTTGAACGATGTTTCGCCTGTCCTTGGCATGGACGGCAGCAGGCTGTCGCCATTACTCGCGGTCGCGGTGCCGGAACAGTACGGCGAACCGCTGGATGTGGCAGGCAGACCTGTGCGGTGGCTTGTGAGTGCCGAGGAGTACGCTTCGCGTCTTGGCAGGGAGTGCCGTCAGCCACGTTCGCCTTCCATCGGCGGCGTGATGCGCATCAACAGGCGGGCTTTCGCCGGAGGGGGCGATGTCTCCGGACTTGCCGGAGTCTACAAGGCGCAGGTTGAACGCTTCGCACGCAAGTTCGGAGTGCGGTCACGGCTTGTCTACGCCATCATGCATGCTGAAAGCGGTTTCGACCCTGCCGCGTTGAGCCATGCCTCTGCCCACGGGCTCATGCAGGTCGTCCCCGGCACCGCCGGTGAAGAGGTGAGTGCCTTTCTCGCGCGTCGTGGCGAGTCTCCGGCTGATGTCGACCTGTTCGACCCCGAGGACAATATCAGGTACGGGATAGCGTATCTGCATCTTCTGCTGAACCGTCATTTTGCCGACATCCGGCAACCCAATTCGCGTGAACTCTGCGCCATCGCAGCCTACAATGGCGGCCCTACACGTGTTCTGCGCGTCTTCGGCGCAGACAGGGCGCAGGCTGTGGATGCCATCAACGCCCTGCGGCCCCAGCAGGTCTATGAACGTCTTATCAGGTTCCTTCCCGCAGCCGAATCTCGCGCGTATGTCGACAAGGTGCTGGCCTCGCTCGAAAGTTTTTCCGATGTCAGGTAG
- the coaD gene encoding pantetheine-phosphate adenylyltransferase — MDDERGKLAVYPGTFDPLTMGHVSLIRRGRQIFDRVIVAVAMDTPKTPLFSLDERVRMAEEVFADHEGITVEPFSGLLVDYAERRGANVILRGLRAVSDFEYEFQLALMNRKLKRHVQTVFLMTDYQWLYISSTIIKAAASLGGDIKGLVPDNVYRRLREKYGYPYPLNPGLALSTEADEDLPPSL; from the coding sequence ATGGACGACGAAAGAGGCAAGCTAGCCGTCTACCCCGGCACCTTCGACCCGCTGACCATGGGGCATGTGAGCCTCATCCGGCGCGGACGGCAGATTTTCGACAGGGTCATCGTGGCTGTGGCCATGGACACCCCCAAGACGCCGCTATTCTCGCTCGACGAGCGGGTGCGCATGGCGGAGGAGGTGTTCGCCGACCACGAGGGCATCACCGTCGAGCCTTTCTCCGGCCTTCTGGTGGACTATGCCGAACGGCGCGGGGCCAACGTCATCCTGCGCGGGCTGCGGGCCGTATCCGACTTCGAATACGAATTCCAGCTTGCGCTGATGAATCGCAAGCTCAAGCGGCATGTACAGACCGTCTTTCTCATGACGGACTACCAGTGGCTGTACATCAGTTCGACCATCATCAAGGCTGCTGCCAGTCTTGGCGGAGACATCAAGGGGCTGGTTCCCGACAACGTGTACCGGCGTCTGCGTGAGAAGTACGGCTATCCGTATCCTTTGAACCCCGGCCTCGCCCTGTCCACAGAGGCAGACGAAGACCTGCCGCCTTCGCTATGA
- a CDS encoding YeeE/YedE thiosulfate transporter family protein — MLINGLVTGVLFGILLQRAEVLRYDRQLGALRLQDMTIIKFMLSAIIVSMVGIHALVDLELAKLSVKPLVLGANIGGGLLFGLGWGILGYCPGTAAGALGEGRLDALWGIMGGLAGAAAYAELYPAMKATLLSMGDVGKVTLPQLLGLGHWPVIVIFIVVVVAVMRLVERKGL; from the coding sequence ATGCTCATCAACGGTCTGGTGACGGGTGTCCTTTTCGGCATCCTGCTGCAACGGGCTGAAGTGCTTCGCTATGACAGGCAACTTGGCGCGTTGCGGTTGCAGGACATGACCATCATCAAGTTCATGTTGTCGGCCATCATCGTGTCCATGGTGGGCATCCATGCGCTGGTCGACCTCGAACTTGCCAAACTGTCCGTCAAACCGCTGGTGCTGGGCGCGAACATCGGCGGAGGTCTGCTGTTCGGCCTGGGGTGGGGCATCCTGGGGTATTGCCCCGGAACGGCCGCCGGCGCACTCGGCGAGGGTAGACTGGATGCCCTGTGGGGCATCATGGGCGGCCTTGCCGGGGCGGCAGCCTATGCCGAACTCTATCCAGCGATGAAGGCGACCCTGCTTTCCATGGGAGATGTCGGCAAGGTGACCTTGCCCCAGTTGCTCGGTCTGGGGCACTGGCCTGTGATTGTCATCTTCATCGTCGTCGTTGTGGCTGTCATGCGCCTTGTCGAACGAAAGGGGCTGTAG
- a CDS encoding OmpH family outer membrane protein, with amino-acid sequence MRKSVLSMLAVLALSFALTGCNQPKTGSVAVVNTARIYQESEAGKAGVKHLESLHNDMQAQLNKMQAELQKNPGEETSRKFQQLYADLQQRMGAEQQQVITVLNENLQRVLDAYREQKGLDLIVANEGVLSVNARADVTADIVAELNKTQITFKPIEAEAPKAEPAKEEAAKVEADKAAPAANATAKQ; translated from the coding sequence ATGCGTAAATCCGTACTCTCCATGCTGGCTGTGCTGGCACTGTCGTTTGCCCTCACCGGCTGCAACCAGCCCAAGACCGGCAGCGTAGCCGTCGTGAACACCGCCCGCATCTATCAGGAGAGCGAGGCTGGCAAAGCTGGCGTCAAGCATCTCGAATCGCTGCACAATGATATGCAGGCCCAGCTCAACAAGATGCAGGCGGAACTGCAGAAGAACCCCGGCGAGGAAACCTCGCGCAAGTTCCAGCAGCTGTATGCCGACCTGCAGCAGCGCATGGGTGCCGAACAGCAGCAGGTCATCACCGTGCTGAACGAGAACCTTCAGCGCGTGCTTGATGCCTACCGCGAACAGAAGGGCCTCGATCTCATCGTTGCCAATGAAGGCGTTCTTTCCGTCAACGCCCGCGCTGACGTGACCGCCGATATCGTGGCCGAACTCAACAAGACCCAGATCACCTTCAAGCCCATCGAAGCGGAAGCCCCCAAGGCTGAACCAGCCAAGGAAGAGGCGGCCAAGGTGGAAGCCGACAAGGCTGCTCCTGCTGCCAACGCCACTGCAAAGCAGTAA
- a CDS encoding MBL fold metallo-hydrolase RNA specificity domain-containing protein translates to MKVQFLGAAQTVTGSCYMIEANGVRFAIDCGMHQGNTEIEKRNDDTEIYRPSDIAFFLVTHAHIDHTGLLPAMTRNGFTGPIYCTEPTADLLGIMLQDSAHIQEMEAEWQSRKLSRNGRIKKVEPLYTTEDATRAAEMLRPVDYGNSFEPSPGIRVTYKDAGHILGSAFLELEVTENGRPTRLVFSGDLGRPDALIVNDPQKAAPADYLFLESTYGDRDHKDPRFSRDELAEAIAYSYGNGEKVIIPAFAVERTQEVLYTLYLLHKEGRLPADMPVFVDSPLAIRATEIFRKHPKYYDDNMKKLVDSGEDPLALPNLKYTLNTQDSQALNVRSGPAVIISASGMCNAGRIKHHLRHNLWRPGASIVFVGYQGVGTPGRKIVDGNATVRLFNEDIAVKAKVFTIGSFSAHAGQSQILEWVSAFAHPQMEVFLVHGEEKAQTTLAGLLRERFNLPVSIPGYLEEVTLKPGRESLHQTDEARAHPDVDWEFLLAETEGKVAQLRKRLAGVEKRPWVEQTDIRERLVEINGELLHFLSQL, encoded by the coding sequence ATGAAGGTCCAGTTTCTTGGAGCTGCCCAGACGGTGACCGGCTCCTGCTACATGATAGAGGCCAACGGTGTTCGCTTCGCCATCGACTGCGGCATGCATCAGGGCAACACCGAAATCGAAAAGCGTAACGATGATACCGAGATCTATCGTCCATCCGACATAGCCTTCTTTCTGGTCACCCACGCGCATATCGACCATACGGGGCTGCTGCCCGCCATGACGCGCAACGGGTTCACCGGCCCCATATACTGCACAGAACCCACAGCCGACCTGCTTGGCATCATGTTGCAGGACAGCGCGCACATCCAGGAGATGGAAGCGGAATGGCAAAGCCGCAAACTCTCCCGCAACGGGCGCATCAAGAAGGTCGAACCGCTCTATACGACCGAAGACGCCACCCGGGCGGCCGAGATGCTGCGTCCGGTGGACTATGGCAACTCGTTCGAACCTTCGCCCGGCATCCGTGTGACATACAAGGACGCGGGGCACATCCTCGGTTCGGCGTTCCTCGAACTTGAAGTCACGGAAAACGGCAGACCCACACGGCTCGTCTTTTCGGGCGACCTCGGCAGGCCCGACGCCCTCATCGTCAACGACCCGCAGAAGGCCGCCCCGGCGGACTATCTCTTTCTCGAGTCCACCTATGGCGACCGTGACCACAAAGACCCACGCTTCAGCCGCGACGAACTGGCTGAAGCCATCGCCTACAGCTACGGCAATGGCGAAAAGGTCATCATTCCCGCCTTCGCCGTCGAACGCACGCAGGAAGTGCTCTACACTCTCTACCTGCTGCACAAGGAAGGCAGACTGCCTGCCGACATGCCCGTCTTCGTGGATAGCCCGCTGGCCATAAGAGCTACCGAGATATTCCGCAAGCATCCGAAATATTATGATGATAATATGAAGAAGCTTGTAGATTCGGGCGAAGACCCGCTGGCGCTGCCCAACCTGAAATACACGCTCAATACGCAGGATTCGCAGGCCCTCAACGTGCGGTCTGGCCCGGCTGTCATCATCTCCGCCAGCGGCATGTGCAATGCAGGGCGCATCAAGCACCACCTGCGGCACAACCTGTGGCGGCCCGGTGCCAGCATCGTCTTCGTGGGCTATCAGGGCGTAGGCACACCCGGCCGCAAGATTGTCGACGGCAATGCCACGGTGCGCCTGTTCAACGAAGACATCGCCGTCAAGGCCAAGGTCTTCACCATCGGCAGCTTCTCGGCACATGCGGGCCAGAGTCAGATTCTGGAATGGGTGTCGGCTTTCGCCCATCCCCAGATGGAGGTATTCCTCGTCCACGGCGAAGAGAAGGCACAGACGACGCTTGCCGGACTGTTGCGCGAGCGTTTCAACCTTCCGGTGTCCATACCCGGCTATCTTGAAGAGGTCACGCTCAAGCCGGGGCGCGAGTCGTTGCACCAGACCGACGAGGCACGGGCACATCCCGACGTCGACTGGGAATTCCTGCTTGCCGAGACTGAGGGCAAGGTGGCACAACTCCGCAAGCGTCTCGCGGGCGTGGAGAAGCGGCCTTGGGTCGAACAGACCGACATCCGCGAACGCCTCGTCGAGATCAACGGCGAACTGTTGCATTTCCTTTCGCAGTTGTAG
- the miaA gene encoding tRNA (adenosine(37)-N6)-dimethylallyltransferase MiaA, translating to MSNELPAVICLVGPTGAGKTAAALHLAERFAGTVINADSRQVYRDFPIITAQPTAEEQAQCPHRLYGFLETEARMSAGVWGDHATAAIDEALAQGRLPLLVGGTGMYVRALLDGIAAIPAIPRDIHVRWQERCAAEGPQRLHAMLCDIDAEYAARIHPNDRQRVTRALEVHEHTGRTFSEWHRSAMPAPRYRALRIGFAATLDALTPRLAHRIDLMLAAGALDEARRARVHCDDPSAPGWSGIGCAETYAHLVGSLDYEAMRHVWLHNTRAYAKRQLTWFRADTRLTWYAPDDVEGIALGVASFLRGGA from the coding sequence ATGAGCAACGAGCTTCCGGCCGTCATCTGTCTGGTCGGCCCCACGGGGGCTGGCAAGACGGCGGCGGCGCTGCATCTGGCCGAGCGTTTCGCCGGGACGGTCATCAATGCCGACTCGCGGCAGGTGTACCGCGACTTTCCCATCATCACTGCGCAGCCGACAGCGGAAGAGCAGGCCCAATGCCCGCATCGCCTGTACGGCTTTCTGGAGACGGAGGCGCGCATGTCTGCCGGGGTGTGGGGAGACCATGCCACGGCAGCCATCGACGAGGCCCTCGCCCAAGGGCGGCTGCCATTGCTGGTGGGGGGAACGGGCATGTATGTGCGCGCGTTGCTCGATGGCATCGCCGCCATACCCGCCATCCCCCGCGACATTCATGTGCGTTGGCAGGAACGGTGTGCTGCGGAGGGCCCGCAACGGCTTCATGCCATGCTCTGCGATATCGATGCCGAGTACGCGGCGCGCATCCATCCCAACGACAGGCAGCGTGTCACGCGGGCGCTTGAGGTCCATGAGCATACAGGACGAACCTTTTCGGAATGGCATCGTTCGGCAATGCCCGCACCGCGTTACCGGGCCTTGCGCATCGGTTTCGCTGCCACTCTGGATGCCCTGACGCCAAGACTTGCCCATCGGATAGACCTCATGCTGGCAGCAGGGGCGCTTGATGAGGCGCGTCGCGCCCGTGTGCACTGTGACGACCCCTCTGCACCGGGGTGGTCGGGCATAGGCTGTGCCGAAACGTACGCCCACCTTGTCGGAAGCCTCGACTACGAAGCCATGCGCCACGTGTGGCTGCACAACACCCGTGCCTACGCCAAACGGCAGCTCACATGGTTCCGCGCCGACACCCGCCTGACCTGGTACGCGCCTGACGATGTCGAGGGCATCGCCCTTGGTGTCGCCTCTTTTTTGCGAGGCGGTGCATAG
- the glpX gene encoding class II fructose-bisphosphatase translates to MEAPEKNLALDLVRVTEAAALASARWLGKGNNDAGDQAAVDALRLSFNSLHVKGRVIIGEGEKDNAPMLFNGEEVGTGHGPALDVAVDPVEGTKLLAYGRPNAISVVGIAPAGTMYNPGPSFYMQKLVVPPAARDVVDIDAPVKENLKNIAKSLGKDVDDLVVFVLDKPRHEKLIHKIREAGARIQLHTDGDVAGALMAVDPRSEVDVMMGTGGTPEGVLAACAIKGIGGQMLARLDPQSYVEKEAIREAGIDTRDILTVDTLVRSDEVFFAATGISGGTFLRGVQYLGNGAVTHSMVIRGKTGTLRYIESYHNWDRLMKISSVKYD, encoded by the coding sequence ATGGAAGCCCCGGAAAAAAACCTCGCTCTCGACCTTGTTCGCGTCACCGAAGCCGCAGCGCTCGCTTCCGCCCGCTGGCTGGGCAAGGGCAACAACGACGCTGGCGACCAGGCCGCTGTCGACGCCCTGCGCCTCAGCTTCAATTCGCTGCATGTGAAGGGCCGCGTCATCATCGGTGAAGGCGAGAAGGACAACGCCCCCATGCTGTTCAACGGCGAGGAAGTGGGCACCGGGCACGGCCCCGCCCTCGACGTGGCTGTCGACCCCGTCGAAGGCACCAAGCTTCTGGCCTATGGCCGCCCCAACGCCATCTCTGTCGTGGGTATCGCCCCTGCGGGGACCATGTACAACCCCGGCCCCAGCTTCTACATGCAGAAGCTGGTCGTCCCCCCGGCGGCCCGTGACGTGGTCGACATCGACGCACCCGTGAAGGAGAACCTCAAGAACATCGCGAAGAGCCTTGGCAAGGATGTGGACGACCTCGTGGTGTTCGTCCTCGACAAGCCCCGCCACGAGAAGCTCATCCACAAGATTCGCGAAGCCGGTGCGCGCATCCAGTTGCACACCGACGGCGACGTGGCAGGAGCGCTCATGGCTGTCGACCCGCGCTCTGAAGTGGACGTCATGATGGGCACGGGCGGCACCCCCGAAGGCGTACTGGCGGCTTGCGCCATCAAGGGCATCGGCGGGCAGATGCTGGCACGACTCGACCCCCAGTCCTATGTCGAGAAGGAAGCCATCCGCGAAGCCGGAATCGATACCCGCGACATACTCACCGTCGACACGCTCGTTCGCAGCGATGAAGTCTTCTTCGCCGCCACCGGCATCTCGGGCGGCACGTTCCTGCGCGGCGTGCAGTACCTCGGCAACGGTGCCGTCACCCACTCCATGGTCATCCGTGGCAAGACGGGCACCCTGCGCTATATCGAGTCGTACCATAACTGGGATCGGCTCATGAAGATCAGTTCCGTCAAGTACGACTAG
- a CDS encoding LOG family protein, whose amino-acid sequence MASSKQYVIDTLSIKESWRLFKIMAELVDGFDTLSDVDKCVSIFGSARVPRDSPLYADTEAIARLLVQAGYGVITGGGPGLMEAGNKGAFEAGGESVGLHIHLPFEQDSNQYIKTRCDFRYFFVRKLMFIKYALAYVVMPGGMGTIDELSEAFVLAQTRRIKPFPIILYKSEFWNGLLDWIRDRMVTGGYIREEELDLVTVLDTPEQVVSYIRKHVIL is encoded by the coding sequence ATGGCATCCAGCAAGCAATACGTCATCGACACGCTCTCCATCAAAGAGTCGTGGCGTCTCTTCAAGATAATGGCCGAACTTGTCGACGGCTTCGACACCCTCAGCGATGTGGACAAGTGCGTCTCCATCTTCGGGTCGGCGCGCGTCCCGCGTGACAGCCCCCTCTATGCCGATACCGAGGCCATCGCGCGCCTGCTGGTGCAGGCGGGCTACGGGGTCATCACGGGCGGCGGCCCCGGTCTCATGGAAGCGGGCAACAAGGGAGCCTTCGAAGCTGGCGGCGAATCTGTCGGCCTGCACATCCACCTGCCCTTCGAACAGGACTCCAACCAGTACATCAAGACGCGGTGCGACTTCCGCTACTTCTTCGTCCGCAAGCTCATGTTCATCAAGTACGCCCTCGCCTACGTGGTCATGCCCGGCGGCATGGGCACCATCGACGAACTCTCCGAAGCCTTCGTCCTTGCGCAGACACGGCGTATCAAGCCCTTCCCCATCATCCTCTACAAGAGCGAATTCTGGAACGGACTGCTCGACTGGATTCGCGACAGGATGGTCACCGGGGGCTACATCCGCGAAGAAGAACTCGACCTCGTCACCGTGCTTGATACGCCTGAACAGGTGGTCAGCTACATCCGCAAGCACGTCATCCTGTAA
- the tadA gene encoding tRNA adenosine(34) deaminase TadA, with protein sequence MGPVPYAPEGWTWERLMDEALAEARLAQAEGEVPVGAVVVDKAGRIIGRGHNRCLRDNDPSAHAEMVALRMAATTTANYRLGGTFLVVTLEPCLMCAGAIVHARVEGVVYGAEDPKAGAVTSCLEAFEQPFLNHRPWHMGGLRRRACTAILKDFFNGRRTD encoded by the coding sequence GTGGGACCCGTCCCCTATGCGCCCGAAGGCTGGACATGGGAACGCCTCATGGACGAGGCACTGGCCGAAGCACGACTGGCACAGGCCGAAGGCGAAGTGCCTGTGGGGGCCGTCGTCGTCGACAAGGCGGGACGCATCATCGGTCGCGGGCACAACCGCTGTCTGCGCGACAACGACCCATCGGCCCATGCCGAGATGGTCGCGCTACGCATGGCCGCGACAACGACCGCAAACTACCGGCTAGGCGGGACGTTTCTGGTGGTGACACTGGAACCCTGCCTCATGTGCGCGGGTGCCATCGTCCATGCCCGCGTCGAGGGCGTGGTCTACGGTGCCGAAGACCCGAAGGCAGGGGCCGTGACGTCGTGCCTTGAAGCCTTCGAACAACCCTTCCTCAATCACCGCCCGTGGCATATGGGAGGCCTGCGCCGACGCGCCTGCACCGCCATCCTCAAGGACTTCTTCAACGGACGCCGTACCGATTGA
- the rsmD gene encoding 16S rRNA (guanine(966)-N(2))-methyltransferase RsmD, producing MRIIAGAYGGRLLKTVEGPGYRPAMSRVRESLFSMLSSRGVVWAGSRVLDLFAGSGSLAFEALSRGADEAWFVELNAKAAACIEKNATSLGIEPQRWRVLAEDITKVLGRRAAAPFDVVFIDPPYGEGRLAPTIRLMMRSRWLAPEGVVVAEVEAGLAFDAETVHDGLEVIADRTYGQTRIVIWTTKEAS from the coding sequence ATGCGTATCATCGCGGGTGCCTATGGCGGGCGCCTTCTCAAGACGGTAGAGGGGCCGGGCTACAGACCGGCCATGTCGCGGGTGCGCGAATCGTTGTTCTCGATGCTCTCGTCCCGTGGTGTGGTGTGGGCTGGCAGCCGGGTTCTCGACCTGTTCGCCGGAAGCGGAAGTCTGGCCTTCGAGGCCTTGAGTCGTGGCGCTGATGAGGCGTGGTTCGTGGAACTCAACGCGAAGGCGGCGGCGTGCATCGAGAAGAACGCCACCTCGCTGGGCATCGAACCGCAACGCTGGCGAGTGCTCGCCGAGGACATCACGAAAGTGCTCGGCAGGCGGGCCGCTGCGCCGTTCGATGTGGTCTTCATAGACCCCCCCTATGGCGAGGGGCGGCTCGCGCCGACCATCAGACTCATGATGCGCAGCCGCTGGCTGGCCCCGGAAGGGGTCGTCGTCGCAGAGGTGGAGGCGGGGCTGGCGTTCGACGCCGAAACCGTCCACGACGGTCTTGAGGTCATCGCCGACAGAACCTACGGACAGACGAGGATCGTCATATGGACGACGAAAGAGGCAAGCTAG
- the purU gene encoding formyltetrahydrofolate deformylase: MPSAYILTIACPDRIGIVATVSTFLAVQQCNIIDSAQFGDPDTRRFFLRIHFEMPDDGPGRPELERLFAGVAATFDMQWELHDAGRKSRLMIMVSRFGHCLNDLLFRCSTGTLQAEITAIVSNHADFERIAEMHGIPFHHLPVTKDTKREQEAAVAQVIEDTRSDVVVLARYMQVLSAEFCSRYPGRIINIHHSFLPSFKGASPYHQAYARGVKLIGATAHYVTENLDEGPIIEQEVSRVDHAHLPDALVNVGRDVESLVLSRAVRYHVEHRVLLNGHRTVVFR, translated from the coding sequence ATGCCCAGCGCCTACATACTCACCATCGCCTGTCCCGACCGCATAGGCATCGTCGCCACGGTTTCGACATTTCTCGCCGTCCAGCAATGCAACATCATCGACAGTGCGCAGTTCGGCGACCCCGACACGCGACGCTTCTTCCTGCGCATCCATTTCGAAATGCCAGACGACGGCCCCGGCAGGCCCGAGCTTGAAAGGCTCTTCGCAGGAGTCGCCGCCACCTTCGACATGCAGTGGGAGCTTCATGACGCAGGGCGCAAATCGCGGCTCATGATCATGGTCTCACGCTTCGGCCACTGCCTCAACGACCTGCTGTTCCGTTGCAGCACGGGCACGCTGCAGGCCGAGATCACCGCCATCGTCTCGAACCACGCAGACTTCGAACGTATCGCCGAGATGCACGGCATCCCCTTCCACCACCTGCCGGTCACGAAAGACACCAAGCGTGAGCAGGAGGCGGCCGTCGCACAGGTCATCGAAGACACCCGAAGCGATGTCGTGGTGCTCGCACGCTACATGCAGGTGCTCTCGGCAGAATTCTGCTCCCGCTACCCCGGTCGCATCATCAACATCCACCACTCGTTCCTGCCCAGCTTCAAAGGGGCTTCGCCCTACCATCAGGCATACGCACGCGGGGTGAAGCTCATCGGCGCCACTGCGCACTACGTCACAGAGAATCTGGACGAAGGGCCCATCATCGAGCAGGAGGTGTCGCGCGTCGACCATGCCCACCTGCCGGACGCACTGGTCAACGTGGGGCGCGACGTCGAAAGCCTCGTCCTGTCGCGTGCGGTGCGCTACCACGTCGAGCACCGGGTGCTGCTCAACGGACACAGGACCGTCGTATTCCGGTGA